A stretch of Rhododendron vialii isolate Sample 1 chromosome 4a, ASM3025357v1 DNA encodes these proteins:
- the LOC131324248 gene encoding acireductone dioxygenase 1-like, giving the protein MAIEAWFMDENIEDQRLPHHRNPKEFVSLQHLGVLYWHMNPKAYEKDEELKKIREARGYNYSDMLDLCPEKVEKYEEKLRNFYTEHIHGDEEIRYCLEGSGYFDVRDKDDRWIRIWIKAGDLIVLPAGIYHRFTLDTTNYVKLMRLFVGEPVWTAYNRPQEDHPARKGYIESVLTQKIGVPLQAH; this is encoded by the exons ATGGCTATTGAG GCATGGTTCATGGACGAAAACATTGAGGACCAGAGGCTTCCTCATCATCGCAACCCTAAAGAGTTCGTTTCACTCCAGC ACCTGGGAGTACTATACTGGCATATGAACCCAAAGGCGTACGAGAAGGACGAGGAattgaagaaaattagagaaGCCAGGGGCTACAATTACTCT GATATGTTGGATTTGTGCCCTGAGAAAGTGGAGAAGTACGAGGAGAAGCTGAGGAACTTCTACACAGAGCACATCCATGGCGACGAAGAGATTCGATACTGCTTGGAAGGGAGTGGGTATTTCGATGTCCGGGATAAGGACGATCGCTGGATTCGCATCTGGATCAAGGCCGGCGATCTCATCGTCTTACCTGCCGGAATTTACCACCGGTTCACCCTCGACACCACTAACTACGTCAAG TTGATGAGGTTGTTTGTGGGTGAGCCAGTGTGGACGGCCTACAATCGTCCGCAGGAGGATCATCCGGCGAggaaggggtacatcgagagtGTTCTGACTCAGAAGATCGGAGTCCCACTCCAAGCTCATTGA